AAGTTTATCAAAAAACTTCCTTTTGCAAGTAAATACCCGGTTGAAAAGATGATTCCCGAAGTGGAACGTGAAGAGAATGAAAATTGAAGGAAAAGGGTATTTAATCAATGCGAATTTGAATAAAAATTTCCCTGCTGAATTTGAAGTAGAACAAATAGACACCGGGAAAATATCAGGTAAGTGCACGCTTTCTGGATTCGGAGATGAAGACTTTCTTACGCAATCGCAGTTGAAAGATTGTCGTATTATTGAAGGGAGAATGATAAAATCAAATTTTAATAAGAGTGCTGATGAATACATTCCAGAAAATTTTCACGATTGTTATTTTGAAGGCAACACAAGAAATGGAGAGAAAGTATCTATAAAACATATCTGGGTGGACGGAATCCATACTCTTGGGGCCAAAGTTGACTTAAAGTTTTCAGCCGAAGAAGTAGAGCTCTCTTACGACATAATTTCTCCAGAAGACCAACTATTTATTGAATATGGCATTATCAATATTGACTTAGGACGTCTAAATTCTGGGTATATCAAAACAGGAATCGGAAAGATAACTTTATCGAAGTTGGAAGATCACGAAGAAGTTATAGAGAAAATGAAGATTTTTAAAACCCCGTTATTATCGGGGGTTATCAATATTAAGGCAGAGAATATTAGCAAATTTGACTCATTTGAGTCATATTTTAAAGAAGTCGATGAAACCGTCGCCAAAATCCTCGAGCTTTTGTCCTTGGCACAGAGCACTTATCTATCTTATTGTTCAATCCGAATTTGTTCAAAGCCTACAGATTCAAGCGATCTAGACGAATTTGAAACTAAGAAGTTGATACTGTTAGATCTAAAAACAAAGACTCCAAACCTTGGGGAGCCTCTCATACAGGATTGGGAGGATGTTCGTGAATTCATATCAAATACTTTTGCAAAATATTCTGATGTTCTAAAAAAATATGATTTTAATATTGCTCTTGAATGGTACCTCGATTCATTAATTAGTGGAGTACTCCAAAGCAAATATCTCATGGCATGCACCTGTTTTGAACTTTTGAAAGATAGATATAATAAAATCATCGCTGAAGAGTACATACTTGAAAAAGCGTTTTTTAGTGATAAAATTTACCCTAATTTGAAAGAAAATATGAAAGAAATATTGAAGGAGAATGGAATAGACAAAGATACTGCTGAGCATAAGAGAATAAGAGCAGAAATTTATGCTAATTTGAAAGGAGTTAATAGAATTAGTTTCACAAGCAGTCTTTTACGGCTTTTAGACGATTTGCAGATTATTCACAACGATCTATTTAGGGATATAAACATGATAGCAAAAATACGGAATCAAATAACTCATAGGGGTATCCAAAAAATGGATCCCAAAGAGTTATTAGACTTTTATGAAAAAACAATTTGCTTAATCCAACGAATTTTTCTCGCTTTGCTGGGATATGACGGATATTTTCTCGATCGAAATGACGGATATAAACGAAAGAAGTTCACTAATTTCATAACTGAGGTTAAATCCCCCGAAAATACTTACTGAAGAAATCCCCCAACCCTTCAGTGATCTGTATCTCTTCGTTCCTTAGAACGTCATATCTCCTATCTATCGATTTTGCTACGTTTTTGCCCAAGCTGCACGACCTCAGTTCGTTCTTCAGCAAGCTGACCACATCGGTATACTTCCGCTCGACTTCCACGACGTACCTTCCATTCTCGATAAACATCTGATGCGATGCTGCGTATTTCTCTTTAAACTTCTCTGCGTGCAATCTCGACGTAACTGGCGGCCCAAAATGCTTTTTTACATTAGGAAGCGACCACACGAGCATTTCGAAGATTAAAAACGCTTTCTCTGCTTCCGTACACACATCGCTCCGGTACACCTCAAAGCCGTGTCGTTCTATAAAATTCGTGACCGATGCTTCTGCTTTTCGTAACTGCGGGAAGAGAATATCCTCAACGACATCGGGCGCATCAAAGACGACCATCACCATCTCCGTTCCGCGCTCGTTCAGGAGTTTTGCAAAGTCATCCGCACGCAGTGGGGCTGCTTCCCGGGGTAGGAAGAATTCCATGCGCGGGTCAGCCAGGAAAGCCCGTGCGGCATCGATGAATCGGCAAAAGGAGTATTCGGATACCGCAGCCGCAACGTTCCTGTTCGGATCCACGGGATCGATCACGATGAGTGGATCGTTTCCCTCGCCCTTGTACGTCCCCTCTCCTTCGATATCGATCCGTTCACCGTAGTGCCACTGAGCGGCGGCGATCAAGAGCTTTTCGAACGAAGCGTGGTGCAGAACGAGTAATTCGCAGAGATAGCCCGCGAACCCTTTCCGCCTTAGCTCGGAGCCGTAAATCCCCAACCGCATCATAAATTGCTTGAGCAGGAGCACGTCATCGGCAAGTCCCGTGATCCGGTTCGTGATGTACTCCTTATGAAACGGGGTCCTATCAACCGCTGATTTCAAAGCAGACGCGTCTTTTACCAGAAAACAGGGCACCAGGTCCACTCCATACTTCGTTCTTAGTTCCGCATCGTAAAAGTACGCGTGTATATACGGGTGCGAGGCATACCGCTCCTCATATCGCTCAGAAATGCTCGTTGCGAGTGCGAGCCCCTGCTCCTTTAAATCCTCTTCTGACATGTCCTCGGGAAACATGATGAACACGTCGATGTCCGTCTCGCCACGTAACCACGTATTTCGTGCGGTTGAGCCTACGGAGATAGCATGCGCGTCTAAGCCCATCTCTGACGCCTTTTCGTTTACGTTAGTGATTATAAGGTCTGTTACGGCTTTCACTTGCCTCTGCTCATCCTCATCCGGTCTTATCCGCTCTATGACCGCTTCACAGATCCGGTTTATCTCTTCGTTCTTGTTCATTCTTGTCTGTGATGTAAAAGCCAAAACGACCTCCCACAAGAAGAATTGATGCTGGAAATAGTTAAATATACGTTACTTACGTGAACCGTCCAAATAAACAAGATTGCTGTGGGCACATTTGCTTCTCTAGATTTTTATTCACACGTTATGATTGTATACTAAACTAAAACTAGCGCTCAATAATTAATGACCAAGCACGTGCGTCACGCGTTCTCACGACAGGGGTTGGACTATGACTGCCTTTGAAATACGACATAAGGACTTAATGGGGAGAATAGGAAAGCTACAGACGCCACACGGAGTCGTTGAGACGCCGACGATTATGCCGGTGATAAACCCGAATCTCATGACCCTCGCGGCTGCGGACATGAAGAAGTACGGCGCCGAGATCCTCATTACCAATGCATATATAATCTATCGGAACACGGCTTTGCACGAAGAAGCGGTTAACCACGGCCTCCATTCGCTTTTACGCTGTGACCTGCCCATTATGACCGATTCGGGCTCGTACCAACTCTACGAGTACAAAGACGTTGAGGTGAGCAACAGGGACATATTGGAGTTTCAACAGCGTATCGGCTCTGACGTTTGCGTGCCGTTGGACATCCCCACTCCGCCCTATGTGAAGATAAGAAGAGCGAAGGACGATTTAGAGGAGACTTTGCGAAGGCTGCAAGAGGCACGCGGGATCGTTCAGAATAACCTGCTTGCCGGCGTGGTGCAGGGCTCCACGTTTGTTGACCTGCGGGAAGAGAGCGCACGGCGTGCTGCGGACCTTGATTTCGACATCTATGCGATCGGTGGTGTGGTGCCTTTGCTGGCATCTTACAGCTTTGATACGCTGGTGGATCTAATCATGGCGTCGAAGAGGAATTTGCCGTTGAATGCCCCTGTTCATCTCTTCGGTGCGGGGCACCCCATTATTTTCCCGTTAGCGGTTGCTCTGGGTTGCGATCTCTTTGATTCCGCTGCGTATGCGCTCTACGCAAAGGGTAAGCGATACATAACGGGCGATGGCACGAGGAAAGTGAACGATTTACAGTATCTACCCTGTTCGTGTCCTGTCTGCTCTTCATACAGCGTGAAGGAGGTTCAGGACGACGCGGATTTGCTGGCCGCACATAACTTGTGGGTTACGTTCGAGGAGATGCGGATAGTGAAGCAGAGTATCGTGGAGCGGAACCTGTGGGAGCTCTGTGAGCGAAGATGCAGAGCCTATCCCGCGTTGTTGAATGGCTTGAAACAAATGACGAAATACGCTGCGTTGATCGAGAAATACGATCCCGCGACAAAGCATCCGTTCTTTTATCTCAGCGAGTGTTCCGCACACAGACCCGAGGTGCTGCGCTATTCCAACCGGCTGGACCGGTTCACGTTATCAGGAAACGTCTTGATAACTACAATACCTAAAGAAACAGCTCTTACCGAAGAAGAGACGTTTGACCACGTATTCTTCGTGAAACCGCCGTTTGGACCGCTTCCCGTCGGCTTGAAGGAAAGTTATCCGGCGGGTCAGGCGGAAATACCTGCGCACATAGACGAGGAAGCGAAGACGGTTGCGTTACAGAATGTATTAAAACTGCTGAAGCTCAATAGAGCTGTAAAATTCGTGTTTTGTTACGACAGCAGGTGGGAAGGGCATCCATTGCTTGAAGAGATGGGGAAGTATGCGGAGGTGCGGACGGAATCCTATCACAGAGTGTGTGATTAGAGAACCATTCGTTGGCGATAGGGGGGGGCAGTTCACAGACTACAATCCAAAGTTTCTTTCAGAACCAATTACTTCTAGCCTACTTAACCTAACGAGTTTTTCGATTCCATAGTATCAATATTCGTATTCAAGGGGTTAGTACAACGGGCACCCTTCACAACCTCCAAGCTTTTATAAGCGCTAATACTGCTTCTTTTATCCTTTTAAAGTTTAAAATCAGTTTATTTATTTAAATATGCTCTAAAAAGTATAAATAGCAGAAATAGCGATTATGAACGCTTAGAACAGTGCCTACGGGCTTTGCTCTTAAAGTTGAAAAATCGGATGACTTTAGGAGCAAAAACGGAA
The window above is part of the Methanomicrobia archaeon genome. Proteins encoded here:
- the tgtA gene encoding tRNA guanosine(15) transglycosylase TgtA, encoding MTAFEIRHKDLMGRIGKLQTPHGVVETPTIMPVINPNLMTLAAADMKKYGAEILITNAYIIYRNTALHEEAVNHGLHSLLRCDLPIMTDSGSYQLYEYKDVEVSNRDILEFQQRIGSDVCVPLDIPTPPYVKIRRAKDDLEETLRRLQEARGIVQNNLLAGVVQGSTFVDLREESARRAADLDFDIYAIGGVVPLLASYSFDTLVDLIMASKRNLPLNAPVHLFGAGHPIIFPLAVALGCDLFDSAAYALYAKGKRYITGDGTRKVNDLQYLPCSCPVCSSYSVKEVQDDADLLAAHNLWVTFEEMRIVKQSIVERNLWELCERRCRAYPALLNGLKQMTKYAALIEKYDPATKHPFFYLSECSAHRPEVLRYSNRLDRFTLSGNVLITTIPKETALTEEETFDHVFFVKPPFGPLPVGLKESYPAGQAEIPAHIDEEAKTVALQNVLKLLKLNRAVKFVFCYDSRWEGHPLLEEMGKYAEVRTESYHRVCD
- a CDS encoding CCA tRNA nucleotidyltransferase: MNKNEEINRICEAVIERIRPDEDEQRQVKAVTDLIITNVNEKASEMGLDAHAISVGSTARNTWLRGETDIDVFIMFPEDMSEEDLKEQGLALATSISERYEERYASHPYIHAYFYDAELRTKYGVDLVPCFLVKDASALKSAVDRTPFHKEYITNRITGLADDVLLLKQFMMRLGIYGSELRRKGFAGYLCELLVLHHASFEKLLIAAAQWHYGERIDIEGEGTYKGEGNDPLIVIDPVDPNRNVAAAVSEYSFCRFIDAARAFLADPRMEFFLPREAAPLRADDFAKLLNERGTEMVMVVFDAPDVVEDILFPQLRKAEASVTNFIERHGFEVYRSDVCTEAEKAFLIFEMLVWSLPNVKKHFGPPVTSRLHAEKFKEKYAASHQMFIENGRYVVEVERKYTDVVSLLKNELRSCSLGKNVAKSIDRRYDVLRNEEIQITEGLGDFFSKYFRGI